The Bdellovibrionota bacterium genome includes a region encoding these proteins:
- a CDS encoding FliH/SctL family protein has product MSNFTRSNFVRTSIVIRHDDEDKKGVLNYEAKKIDMEMPRSARQFVTEQPLELGPQFVIDELISKQTGIFEKEKMKVEQAIDDKVIEKLKDIQEKAYKEAYELGLEEGKKLAYDNNQEAIKFHLSEMITLFENLKTMKKDILNKNESVFVDLIYHIAEKVVMEHVQKSETTTVEVIKQVVDSLDVKEDISVRLNQEDFAIMQKLMGENSQEAEIFKKLKFYADPEIQKGGCMFETNHGLVDATLEERIAKLWTLLNQTKPV; this is encoded by the coding sequence TTGTCTAATTTTACTAGGTCAAACTTTGTACGCACAAGTATTGTTATTCGTCACGATGACGAAGACAAAAAAGGTGTTCTCAACTATGAGGCAAAGAAGATCGATATGGAAATGCCTCGCTCTGCTAGACAATTTGTGACCGAGCAGCCTTTGGAGCTAGGGCCTCAATTCGTTATTGATGAATTGATTTCTAAACAGACGGGTATTTTTGAAAAAGAAAAAATGAAAGTCGAACAAGCAATCGATGATAAGGTTATCGAAAAGCTTAAAGATATTCAAGAAAAGGCCTATAAAGAAGCTTATGAATTGGGATTGGAAGAAGGTAAAAAACTTGCCTATGACAATAACCAGGAAGCGATCAAGTTTCATCTTTCCGAAATGATCACATTATTTGAAAATTTAAAAACCATGAAAAAAGACATCTTAAATAAAAACGAAAGTGTCTTTGTAGATTTAATCTATCACATCGCTGAAAAGGTTGTCATGGAACATGTTCAAAAGAGCGAGACAACAACCGTAGAGGTGATCAAGCAGGTTGTCGATTCTCTCGATGTAAAAGAAGATATCTCGGTAAGGTTGAATCAAGAAGATTTTGCAATCATGCAAAAGCTTATGGGTGAGAATAGTCAAGAAGCGGAGATTTTTAAAAAATTAAAATTCTACGCGGATCCAGAGATACAAAAGGGCGGATGTATGTTCGAGACCAATCACGGATTGGTGGATGCAACTCTGGAAGAGAGAATTGCAAAGCTTTGGACGCTTTTAAATCAAACTAAACCAGTGTAA